A single genomic interval of Pyrobaculum arsenaticum DSM 13514 harbors:
- a CDS encoding aldehyde ferredoxin oxidoreductase family protein — MVVFKILRVDLSTEKISEEVYKDDIVRKFLGGRGLGAYLMLKELPRGIDPLSPSNKLYIFAGPLSGTANLATSRINVVGKSPLTGSYTHSNAGGNFAYWLMRTGYHGIVVEGKAEEPVYILVKDGEVSIRPAKHIWGKWTGAATRALLQDAGFEPDEKKAGVMTIGPAGENLVRIAGLRFSDYERFAGRGGLGAVAGSKKLKGIVVWGTHDPLREFVDRQRFLKLATEYSVKMMNAATPKSLHQYGTNLLTNIINSIGGYPTRNFDTGYFEEAEKISGEYIKQNYVKETHGCMLCPIQCTQMTVVTTGPYKVAGERIKYEYESTWALGGNLGLSNTEAVLKMEKLANELGMDTISLGNTLGTFLELVKRGKIKYDIDWGDAGALIDLVYKTAYRDGIGDDLAEGDWRLANKYGAPDAFVGSRGQGFPAYDPRALKGFAISYVTANRGGDHLEAYSPTWEVLGVPEKVDPLCETSECISKQVRLVIYAQHLMALADSVTFCKFDTLDKDGIFEQHLAELFNAAFGWDTTPQEMLTIGERIFNVERLFHVKEGKWVKDELPPKMREPIKTGPAKGHTASKMFDEGIKEFYKLRGWVDGKPTYETLKRLGLEEFQYLQ; from the coding sequence CCCGCGGCATAGACCCATTATCACCCTCAAACAAGCTGTACATCTTCGCGGGGCCCCTCTCCGGCACCGCCAACTTAGCCACAAGCAGAATAAACGTCGTGGGCAAGAGCCCGCTCACCGGTTCCTACACCCACTCCAACGCTGGGGGCAACTTCGCATACTGGCTAATGAGGACGGGGTACCACGGCATAGTCGTGGAGGGCAAAGCCGAGGAGCCTGTCTACATACTCGTCAAGGACGGCGAGGTGTCGATACGCCCCGCCAAACACATTTGGGGGAAGTGGACCGGTGCCGCCACGAGGGCATTGCTCCAAGACGCCGGGTTTGAACCCGATGAGAAGAAGGCAGGGGTAATGACCATAGGCCCCGCCGGCGAGAACCTCGTGAGAATTGCGGGGCTTAGGTTCAGCGACTACGAGCGTTTCGCAGGCCGCGGAGGCCTCGGCGCTGTGGCGGGCTCCAAGAAACTGAAAGGCATAGTGGTTTGGGGCACTCACGACCCACTGAGGGAGTTCGTGGACAGACAGAGGTTCCTCAAACTAGCGACGGAATACTCGGTTAAGATGATGAACGCCGCGACTCCAAAATCGCTCCACCAGTACGGCACAAATCTGTTGACAAACATAATAAACTCAATCGGCGGCTACCCTACAAGGAACTTTGACACAGGCTATTTCGAGGAGGCCGAAAAGATAAGCGGTGAGTACATAAAGCAGAACTATGTAAAAGAAACTCATGGATGTATGTTATGTCCCATACAGTGTACGCAGATGACAGTCGTCACAACCGGCCCATACAAAGTGGCGGGCGAGAGGATTAAGTACGAGTACGAGTCGACGTGGGCTCTGGGCGGTAATTTGGGCTTGTCGAATACTGAGGCTGTGCTGAAAATGGAGAAGTTGGCTAACGAGCTAGGCATGGACACTATTTCGCTTGGCAATACCCTGGGCACATTCTTAGAACTAGTAAAGAGGGGTAAGATTAAGTATGACATTGACTGGGGCGATGCCGGGGCGTTGATCGACTTGGTATACAAGACGGCTTACAGAGACGGCATAGGAGACGACCTTGCAGAAGGCGACTGGAGGCTGGCCAACAAGTACGGAGCCCCAGACGCCTTTGTGGGGTCGAGAGGGCAGGGCTTCCCGGCATACGACCCGAGGGCGCTTAAAGGCTTCGCCATTTCTTACGTCACGGCTAACCGTGGGGGGGACCACCTAGAGGCGTACTCGCCGACTTGGGAGGTGCTGGGGGTGCCGGAGAAGGTCGATCCGCTATGCGAGACTTCCGAGTGCATCTCGAAACAGGTGAGGCTGGTTATATACGCCCAGCACCTCATGGCGTTGGCAGATTCTGTTACTTTCTGTAAATTCGACACATTGGATAAGGATGGAATCTTTGAACAACACCTCGCCGAGTTGTTCAACGCGGCGTTTGGTTGGGATACCACGCCTCAGGAGATGTTGACGATTGGAGAGCGCATCTTCAACGTGGAGAGGCTGTTCCACGTGAAGGAGGGGAAGTGGGTTAAGGACGAGCTTCCGCCAAAGATGAGAGAGCCGATTAAGACCGGCCCTGCGAAGGGCCATACTGCGTCTAAGATGTTTGACGAGGGCATAAAGGAGTTCTACAAGCTGAGGGGCTGGGTTGATGGCAAGCCTACCTATGAGACGTTGAAGAGACTTGGGCTGGAGGAATTCCAGTACCTCCAGTAA